One segment of Paenibacillus rhizovicinus DNA contains the following:
- a CDS encoding helix-turn-helix domain-containing protein — translation MPERYMEKASHSWSNNSVRLISSPSMEAKSSLMYVQEAGYFWTNPPYFTERHRLPSYLIVFTVSGEGRLEYGGHAHALGAQSLFFIDCMAHQHYRATGSEPWEFAWVHFYGGASRHYYDAYSKKGDPLLQLQTDSPVLGYLRQLVQLQEQKTVHTELLGAQLLTDLATELVMSAHVQASDAKAAPPAYLADMIRELERRCTETIRLDELAKSFAVSKYHLIREFKRHIGMSPNEYLIYLRIVRAKELLKYSALPVAAIAEEVGVDNVSHFINLFKAREGVTPLAFRKKWTLA, via the coding sequence ATGCCGGAACGTTATATGGAGAAGGCCTCGCATAGCTGGAGCAACAATTCCGTTCGTCTTATCTCCTCGCCCAGCATGGAAGCCAAATCGTCGCTGATGTACGTTCAGGAAGCCGGTTACTTCTGGACGAACCCGCCTTATTTTACGGAGCGGCATCGTTTGCCCTCTTATCTGATCGTCTTCACCGTTTCCGGCGAGGGAAGGCTCGAATACGGCGGTCATGCGCACGCGCTCGGCGCGCAGTCGCTGTTCTTCATCGACTGCATGGCGCATCAGCATTATCGGGCGACGGGAAGCGAGCCGTGGGAGTTCGCTTGGGTTCATTTCTACGGCGGGGCCAGCCGGCACTATTACGACGCCTATTCGAAGAAAGGCGACCCGCTGCTGCAGCTGCAGACAGATTCGCCCGTACTCGGCTATCTGCGGCAGCTCGTTCAACTCCAGGAGCAGAAGACCGTCCACACCGAGCTGCTTGGCGCCCAGCTGCTCACCGACTTGGCCACGGAGCTCGTGATGTCGGCACATGTCCAAGCGTCCGATGCCAAGGCGGCTCCGCCCGCTTACTTGGCGGATATGATTCGGGAGCTGGAACGCCGCTGCACGGAGACGATCCGTCTGGACGAGCTGGCCAAGTCGTTCGCGGTCAGCAAATACCATCTCATCCGGGAGTTCAAGAGGCATATCGGCATGTCGCCGAACGAGTACTTGATCTACCTTCGGATCGTGAGGGCGAAGGAGCTCTTGAAATATTCGGCACTGCCCGTGGCTGCGATCGCAGAGGAGGTCGGCGTCGACAACGTCAGCCATTTCATTAACCTGTTCAAAGCGCGGGAGGGGGTCACGCCGTTAGCTTTCCGGAAGAAATGGACGCTTGCATAG